The region ATATCACCAGGAATATCTGAGCTCCAGTCTTTAGCACCTAAGGGCTCAGGACTTACATTCTCCACCACACCTGTTTCAGTATCTGCTGCCACCTCTCCAAGTTCTACAACTTCTGATTCGGCAACAAGCCCGAGTCCATGCATATTTTTACTCTCCACTTCTATGTTCACAAGTTTTGATGCATTGCGACTACCAGTGGCACTCAGATTCGCCTCTTGACCAAGATCCATCTTGTTGATTGAATTGCTTGAGGGTTCAATACTATCCAGAAGTGGATCATAGGGACCCATAGGAGTAAAGCCAGGACAAGGTTGTTTCTGCCGACTGGGCACAACTTCTGCAGAACTTTCGTTGAAACGAGTTCCAGATCCAGGAACAGACTGACCAAAAGGACTAGTTGTATTCATGAGCTCTACTGCTTTTGCTGAAGCAGACTCAACTGCATTTGGACTTTGAATAGGACTAATATCAAGAGTCGGATCTGTTTCAAAGGTAGATGCAAATGGGTTGTAGTGTGGCTTGATAGACGATTTAGGCAGAACAATGTCAGATATAGGTACAGGACCCAAGTCACTACTTCCTGGCAGATTTGATGGAAATATCTGGAAAGATGGGTAAGCTATGTTAGCTCCTGAAGCCAAACTGCCAGGAGGAGGCTGTTGCTGGTTATATGAAGATTGATGACTTGAATAAGATAGGCCTACACCAGCAGAAAATTCTGGCCGTCCATCTGGAAGAAGAACTGGTGCATTGTCGAGGGAAAAGGGGCTTTTAAACTCATCATTGTGGAAGGCAGCAGGCTGCTGTTGAGAAGGAAGAGCTGGCTGGGGAGCATGAGGATGGAAATCCAATGGCCTAGGATGAGAAAGATCTGGTGCAGGATAGGTTCTTATCTGATTCTGCAGGAAATCATTTGATGGTGCCATAGCATTTGGCTGAAACTGCATGTGGGGTTCTGAACTTGCAACTGGTGGTTGTCCTGGTAGCAAACTCACATGGTGTGGTGATTTGCTCTGATGAAGATTAGCCCGCTTAGCAAGTGGTGACCTGGTTTGCCTTTCATGTGATGAACTGAAAGAAGAAAAAACATGTTGTTAGAAATCCAGAAGGGGCCCTAATAATAAACTAGATGGCATGTAAAACGAATTAGAGGCGAAAAAAGGCTTCCAATTTATGGAGATAAGCAGATGCATTTTTTAGTGAGTGATACAAGGTCAGGTACCTTTGGGATGGACTGTGCTTGTTCTCTCCGGAAGGGCTACAGCTCCTCCTTGCTATAGGTGACTGGCTACGAATTCGTTTTGTCTGGATCCTCCCATGCCTTTCACTATGTTGCCTTCCAGCAGACTCACTGCCACTTAAACTTTCTGTGACTGGCTGCCCCGGCTCATCTGAGTTGTGATTTATTGGGCTTCTCTCATCCTTAAGCTGATGCATTCTAGGCTCATAATTCTGCTGAAGGCAAGGAGCCGCATTCACATTTTCCTCTGCATAAGTAACCTGCTGATGACCAATTTCAGTGTTTATATCACTTGATTGATTCGGCTCATTATCTTCAGGCAGCAGAGGGTTGCTGGAAGCACGAGTatgctcctcctcgtcctcgctaTCATCTGAGGCATAATCTTGTTGTATTAAGTGCAACTGGCTCCCAGCTTCGACAGACACATTTCCAGTTTTAGCCTTCCCACTGCTGCCAGGTGCCAAATCACTGCCAAGGTTGGACATGTCATTAACAGCCTTTGGCACATTAACAGTATTATTATCTCCAGAGCATTCAGCAGCAGCAGGCGAAGAATTGACAACGCTCAGATGAACCCTTGATGGTGAGTCCTCATCTCCTGAAATTTAACTTCAGAAAGTAAATTTACAGAAATAAACTAGCTCAAGAATGAAGCTGAATGCTGTGTCATATCAATCCAGAAGTCTTAGTAGTGGTACATTGGTAGAGAAGGACATAGATATATtgatagttagccatcatatagatTGCTATGCAGATGGACAAGGTTGATGATCATAGAACTGTACAGAAGAAGAAGAGAACATACTGGACCACTATCAGGTAAAATGGGCAGGATACCAAATAAACCCACAGAGTAATTAACAACTTGCACCATAAGATGTGCCAAGCTGAATGTTATGATACAACCCCGCAAAAAAGGAATGCTACGATATACACAATGTGGAGAGTGAGGAGGATCCACTCACCACCCATATCCATATCCGAGTCATCAGATACAATTAATTCAGTTGCTTCTTTCTCACTTTTGCCTTCATGACCACCATCTGTGGCACCTTCCTTTCCTTCTGTCTCTGCACATGACTCTGCAGTTGCTGGAGCAGCTGGTGGTGACGGAGGCATGAGAGGGGGAGAAGATGGTGGCGGGGGTGGAGGTGGCAGGTTATCTGGAGCAATGCttggtggccgcggtggtggtggAGGGAGAGGCACTGGCATGGGATACTGCGGAGGGGGCTGATACATGGCTTGCGGCGGCCCAGGCATTTGCATATGCCCAAAACCCCTCTGATGTGGGAGCATTGGCATGTGGTGCATCTGACCGAGATGGGCATAGGGATAGGCCTGATTCTGATGTGGCAGCATGCCATGCTGGTACTGCCCAGGCGGTGGACGCATTGCTGGGGTCTGCGGGTACTGCGCCAACGGCGGTGGCGGTGGTAGTGACTGCTGAAGGAAGCCAGCCGTCACCCCAGCTTGTggtcgaggcggtggaggcggcaGCGGTTGCTGCgacagcggcggaggcggcggtggtgcgGCATGACGGAAGTGTGGATTAAAGCCCCCTCCATGTCCGTACATCCCCGGCTCGGAGTCCAAACCCTTGAAGGAACCtcctgcaaaatagtagagagctgCTGGTTATTACTCCACAAAACGAACTAATCGAACAGGAGATGGGGAACAATCAAACACCCAACAACGCGATTAACCCACCAGAAGCACCCCCATTCCGCGAACCACTAACCCTAGATCGAATCATGCAAGGATCGAAACGACCGTAGCAACCACGAACCGGGAGTCGATGAATGCGCGGAGGGGGGCTCGGAAATTACCTCCCGCGAGCTGGGTTCGAGTTGGAATCGAAGCGAAATCTCCGggggggtcgtcgagggttcgcgaCGGGCGGCAGTCGCCGGCGGTTGGCTTCTGACCTCGGACGAACGGGCGGGGCCGGCGGCGCGCGGCGGGGTCGGATGCGACCGGCGAGGTTGGGAGTGGGAGCGGATGGATTGGGGAGAACGAACCGGCTCGGGCTGGGTTGGGTGGATGGGCTCAGGTCGGTCAGGTCGGCTTGGCGATCGTACGGGTGTGGTTCTCAGCAAGTTCGTGCTCTGTTCAAGGTTCAAAAGGCTTTTGCGTAAGGCCGATAAACGGCGTAGGTCAACCGATCCTAACCCAGGATCGGTCGCCTCCTGTCCGTTCCATCACGATGTCCCGGCAGTACAATCACTTTCTACCCCAATCCAGCACGCGTAGCCACCCTTCACAAACAAACAACGTGTTTTCTGTCTCCTGCCGGTTGTCCTTCCCGGCCACCGCCCTCGTCGTCGGTCGTTGCTTGCCGCCCTCCCCATCGGTCGCAGGTCGTCATCCTCGCCGCTCGTTGCAACTCGTCCTCATCGTCACAGCCCTTGCACTGTTGTCGCGGTAGGTGGCTCATTGTAGCATTGCCCGTCGCCCATTGCAGCAACTCGACTCGCCGGTGTAGCTCGCCGCGCCCTTCGTCACATGGAGCAACACCGTCGCatcaccatcgctcgtcccccatCACACACCACTCACAGTATCGTCGTCGATGATTGTAGCAGTGTCGTTGTCGGTTGCAGCTTTATCTTGGCCTATTGCAGTTCTGCCCCTTGCCAGTTGCGACTCTGACATGGTCGGTTGTAGCTATGCTCACAGACAGGGGGAAGCTCGGTGCACCACAGGTCGCATCGCCAGTGTCATCACGCACCAGCCATTGTCTCCCTAGGTGGCTCAGTTGGCAGCATACGCATGCAGCCCTCGCAGCACCGCGCGAACCAGCTCGCGAGTGGagcatgttgtcggtgtcaaaaccgacggatctcgggtagggggtcccgagctgtggatcttggacTAATGGGGAACAGGAGAcgaaggacacaatgtttacccaggtacggaccctctctaagaggtaaaaccctacgtcatgctcaaTTATATTGAAGTGTATAGGATGGTtatagagtcgatctaccacgagatcagttaAACTAAACCCTAGGCTAGTAGGATGATGGATGTTGTTCTAGCCTCTACAGACCAAACCCTcttatttatatagacaccaggggtactaGGTTTACACATGGTCTGTTACAACAAGGGAAATAAACATGTTGAATCTTCCatcttgacttggaggacacacAAAGACTTCGAGGGTTTCCTGTCCGGATACGGAGTCGCCTTGTAGTTCGGTCTCGTAGTAGTCATATCGCGGGCCACCGGCCGGTCCATCAGAAGTAGGTCGgcggcccgaggaccccctagtccaggactccctcagtagcctccgaACTAGGCTCCAACGCCGGCATCTTGTAATTCCTGAATTTGCAGTCTTCGGCTTGCGGGCGAGTTCTTCTCTCCCCCTGTGTTCGGAATAATCTTCCTCGGTTGAATCTCCACAAAAACCATCTGGTCAAGTATCGGTCACGCACTCCATTAAGTAGTATCCGGAATCCAGATTGTTGATCTTACTTAGCCTCGAAGGCCAACCTCTCAAGTGTGAACAGTGCCTTCGCCTGATAACTTTCGGCGAAGGGTCACGTCCGGTCATAAACACCGAACCGTTGTGAGTACTTGATGCGCGGTTCAAGCCAGCCCCTTCATCGGCACGTCTTAGGTGCGGATCGTGCCCCGCTTTTTGGGGATATGATCAATGATTTCGATCATCCCACTCGCGCATAATGTTACGAGTATATGGGGAAGTGGAGAGACCTACGGCACAGTTAAAGGACCTTTGGTATTTTGGCAGCATATAAAAGGGGAACGACCACCACTATCGGtgtacgccttctccttcctctcgccaccaCTTTCCCAATCTTCGGAGCTccaacgctgatacgtctccaacgtatctataactttttattgttccatgttgttatattataattcttggatgttttacaatcattttataacaactttatatcatttttaggactagcctattgacatagtgcccagtgtcagttgctgttttttgccagTTTTTCACtcaacaggaaatcaataccaaacggagtccaaacgcagcgaaactttttggagattttttctggaccaaaagacacgagatgggccaaagaagtaccagaggggtgccccgaggggggcacaacccttgggtctattctttatcatatttgcttcaagatctatttttatttgcttttgttttcagatctataattctaaaaacccaaaaataccttgttgcaccttttatttatttaatttattgTGTTCTATcgagagatctatttatccaaaatcatacaaatcaatctatctttttacccaagagggattgacaacccctcttacgcatcgggttgtaagtatttgttctttgtgtgcaggtaccgtttacatagttttgcttggttctcctactggttcgataaccttggtttcatcactgagggaaatacctactgtagttgtgatgcatcatcccttcctcttcggagaaaaacTGACGCGGACATGAGCCATCTAGAAaggatttctggcgttgttgccggggagacatcatcaacatctatcgggttcctaatcacaaatctcatctccttgcaatttacattatttgccattttcctttcgttttcatctcccccacttcacaaaaatttgtcattttattcgcctcctttttgttttccttttttctcgttagatctcttgtttgctatgtttgcttgtgttgccatgtgccttctatttgcttgcatctttgcttgctaaaaatctattgatatggatcatcATCCACTTGCTAATTTTTTCAAGAGAtctaattatgatgaaccaattgctagtgaattgagttcactagattatctttatgaagttttgcttgagatttatgaatctgaaaattgtgatgaagtgttaaacgaagaaatttgtaaagtgattcatgatagctccttgaatgaaaagcatgattgcaagaatgttattataaattctattaatgtcaattgtgttagtgatatgcaaaaccccaagcttggggatgcttgttttgctatatccactacttattgcaatgatcatgattagggtgataatgattcttatgatctcgaaaatttatttaaacatcatgatgaatatgcttgtgATAAtagtaaaagtgggtttggaagagagtcaactttagctagaaggcgtcccaataattcggagggtgaaaatcttgttgagaaaattgataaaagtgggtttggagaggtcaaaacttgaactagtgatgtgcccactcttttggattataaagactttaattatgataattgcactttgattgattgtatttctttattgcaatccatgattaattcacctcatgcctatgaacaaaataaagcttttactaaacatatcgtagatgccatgatgaaagctttggaagaaaaaatGGAATTAGAGATCTCAATTCCTAgataattacatgatgaatgggaacctactatcaaagtcaagattaaaaattatgactgttttgccttgtgtgtttccacaattccgaaatctttatgttatGTGATTGATCTTACCggtattgaagaatgttctcttaatttgcacttagtAGATTCTacaattaaaaagcctatgggaagaattaatgatattcttattcttgtaaataggaattatgtgcctatagatttttattgttcttgatatttattgcaatccggcttgtccaattatacttggtaggcCATTTTTACGCATTATAGATGTCGTGATTGATACGAAAGAAGGCGATATTAAATTTCAGTTTCCACTAAGaaaaggtatggaacacttccctagaacaagaattaagccaccatatgaatcaatcatgaggtcaTCCTATGGATCTAAAACCAAAGATGATAACACTTGAATctatgctttatgcctagctaggggcataaaacgatagtgcttgttgggagacaacccaatgaataaattttatttttgcctttttctttttgttcttgagtgtttgcacaattatgctagtgttatgattgtattttttatgttttaattagtgtttgtgccaagcaaagcctttgggatcatgttgggtgatagttgctttgatcttgttggaaaataTAAACTTTGTGCGCCAGCCACGGAATTATTAAAAATAACAGAAGTGCAATAAATTTCTGATTTTTGTACacaatattgatatacaaattgcccacgttgtcctaatttttcagaatttttgaagttacacATGTATACAAAGtttttagattgctacagactattctgtttctgacagattctgttttctttacgttgtgtgcttattttgatgaatctatggactttGTCGGGGGgtatatgatagaggcaaaggtgtcccgtctttcgatgagatgatggattttgctttggtggaagtcgactttgacgatccgactacgaacgtgcgaggacgtcgcgccttagcaatcgctaaaccaactctgagaggttattgaccacgccggagcacgatcaacctgaccatgagggtctgtttcctgcgagcaaacgaagaacaagcaagaaactaagattgcaatctggatattgcgaatataagatgaaagctttattgatcaaggtggggttctgtgacgcctttgtctggtcgttgaacacaaacgaagtacgcgaagttgcagctatggcgaactttaatctaaacaaaacccaaagtctaaacggtgccctaagggctgtatatatggaggaagagagggggaatttcgtggcccttggtggaggggtccgaaatcaaccctatctcttgtttccccacacatacggactctaaaaatagcctatactaatgtatttcgaaattacatgggcctggcccaataaaaaggtgacgcagcacctataatagcctctggacgaaatttatgaactggcatcttgtatatttcgtccaaggcttcatgcactcgttatggtggcttcaaagacctgaaatcatcactcgtaactccgttcttgtcccccttgcgcatgccatcatctccatgctttctcttgctcaaatgttcatccttctccaagctaggcccttcatttgtaagcaaaacaaatgtatccaatttaggcagcatcatattctcatgaacattagaatcattaccaagaaacgaaagtacctggtaatttagttggcgtgcgcgagctctagtaattggtccagtatgtatagcagcaggggctgtgggtgtaacaatggtattgatgtcctcatcatcctccccttcttgaaatgaagtcgtcctcgacggaagctcatcttcctcacccaaataaggcttcaaatctgcaatgttaaaagtgggattaaccccaaaatctgcaggcagctcaagtttgtatgcattatcatttattttctctaacaccttaaagggaccatcagcacgtggcattagctttgatttgcgcaaatcagga is a window of Triticum dicoccoides isolate Atlit2015 ecotype Zavitan chromosome 2B, WEW_v2.0, whole genome shotgun sequence DNA encoding:
- the LOC119363893 gene encoding YLP motif-containing protein 1-like, coding for MYGHGGGFNPHFRHAAPPPPPPLSQQPLPPPPPRPQAGVTAGFLQQSLPPPPPLAQYPQTPAMRPPPGQYQHGMLPHQNQAYPYAHLGQMHHMPMLPHQRGFGHMQMPGPPQAMYQPPPQYPMPVPLPPPPPRPPSIAPDNLPPPPPPPSSPPLMPPSPPAAPATAESCAETEGKEGATDGGHEGKSEKEATELIVSDDSDMDMGGDEDSPSRVHLSVVNSSPAAAECSGDNNTVNVPKAVNDMSNLGSDLAPGSSGKAKTGNVSVEAGSQLHLIQQDYASDDSEDEEEHTRASSNPLLPEDNEPNQSSDINTEIGHQQVTYAEENVNAAPCLQQNYEPRMHQLKDERSPINHNSDEPGQPVTESLSGSESAGRQHSERHGRIQTKRIRSQSPIARRSCSPSGENKHSPSQSSSHERQTRSPLAKRANLHQSKSPHHVSLLPGQPPVASSEPHMQFQPNAMAPSNDFLQNQIRTYPAPDLSHPRPLDFHPHAPQPALPSQQQPAAFHNDEFKSPFSLDNAPVLLPDGRPEFSAGVGLSYSSHQSSYNQQQPPPGSLASGANIAYPSFQIFPSNLPGSSDLGPVPISDIVLPKSSIKPHYNPFASTFETDPTLDISPIQSPNAVESASAKAVELMNTTSPFGQSVPGSGTRFNESSAEVVPSRQKQPCPGFTPMGPYDPLLDSIEPSSNSINKMDLGQEANLSATGSRNASKLVNIEVESKNMHGLGLVAESEVVELGEVAADTETGVVENVSPEPLGAKDWSSDIPGDIDNDQSLDVSKKSKDSRSMKLFKVAIADFVKEVLKPSWRQGNMSREAFKMIVKKTVDKVSSSVPGNHIPKTPAKIRQYVQSSQRKVTKLVMGYVDKYVKL